In the genome of Maribacter forsetii DSM 18668, the window ACTAATTATATATGGAGTGTTACGCTGTTCTTCTTCTGAATTTTCATTATTAGTGAGAGTAACTGTACCATCTTGTTGGGTAACTGATCCATCTTCATTAACTTCTTCTGCGGTGTAGGTAAAAGAATCTTCAAATTCTTCTTCTTCCACTTCCTGTGTTTGTTCTGGCTCTGAGGTTTGTTCAGGTTCCCCGGTTTGTTCTGGTTCTCCAGGTTGTTCCGGTTCTCCTGTTTGTTCTGGATCTCCAGTATGTGCTGTTTCTGTAGTTGATTCTGGCTCTGTTTCTGCAGTTGGCGTATAAGTAAGCGTGTTGTCATCATTAATGATAACTTCTCCAAGTTTTGCACTGGAAACATTGGTAATGGTGACATTTTCAATATTTACAAAATTGTCGTTATTTAATACATCTAAAATTGTGCTATTGGAGTCTGTTATATAAAAAACATCATTAACAACAAGAGTTTCAATATCGAGACTTGTCTCTTTGTTGACAACATACTCAGATAATAAATCGGCATCTTTACTACAAGAGTGAAAAATGAATACAAGACATAGTAGGGATGTCATGCGTGCAGGGATGTGTAGGTTTCGCATAATGGGTTAAATGTGTTTAATTTCTTAAGATTTAGGAGTTTAAAAATATTTCTTTTTTTTAGAGTAACGATGAAATAACAGTTTTTTTCGTTGAAATACATGTTTTATTATTCAATTATACGGATGTAGTATATCTTTTGGATTAAAAAAAAATTTTTATTCGATAAAAAACACTTTTTTTTAACATTTATAGGTTTTATACCTTACTTCATCCCGTAAGACATAGAAGTGTTTTGAATGTTATTTTCATTTTCTTTAAGTTCAAGGTCGTTTGTTTCTAATGTATTAATAGTTAAAAACTTACAACCATTAACGCCCTAAGTTCAAGAAAATTTCATTAAATAATAGAAATATAAAAGGTGCTGTTTTATAAATATAAACAGCACCTTTTAGAATAATTCGAAAAAATTAGGCTACCACATTATTTAGGCTTGTTGGAGCTGGTGCTCTATATTTTGGAAAGAAGCTTACCTGTTCTTTATTAATTTCTGGATATTTGGCTAAGTGGTTATTTGTCAATTTATCATAAATATTTTGGTTTACGACAAACTTCCACAATCTAAAATTTTTAAAATCTTTAGAAAATCCACTTTTAAAGCGAAATAAGGAATCTTCATTGCTGCCACCTCTACCGCCACCTAGGTTTAGATAAGAATACCCTTCTTCAACTGATTTTAAACGCATTTCATCTATAATTAGTTTTATGGGATTTAAGTCAAAAAAGTCGGCATCTAAGCCAGATAAATGATATTGAACTATATTGTCTTTTTTTATGAAAATTGCTCCACCTATAGTTTTTTGAGTTTCATTGTCCTTACAGATTATTAATTGAGGGGTGTAGTCCTTGCTAGCCATTATGCGCTCAAAGTATGCTTCGTTAAAAAAATAACTATCGGTAGCGTCTACTCTACGCATGTTTTCATGATATAGTTCAATAAACTTTTTTAAATCTTCATTATGATTACCTTCAATAACGGTACAAACTTTTCTTGCTTTATTTAAATAAGTCTTTAATCTTCTATTGAAATTAGCTCTTTGAACATCTATAGGTAATGTAAGGTCTACATAAACTACCATACCTTGTTCTGTAATTTCTCCTAATCCTTTAAGTAAATCTTCTTGTGTATCCATAAATGGATGTAACCTGGAAAATACCGATACTATATTTTGCTCAACAAAATAAGCTTTAAGACTCTTTTGAAATTCTGATACATTAAAATCTGAATTTTTGCTATTAGTTAAGAGGCCGGCATAACCATAAACAGAAATTGCGTCCTTATATGTTGTGCCTGGAATATTTCTTAGAAGTAGAGGTAATAAGATACTTTGGTCTTTGTGAGTATATTTTAACAGAACCGGCTGTTCATCTTCGTTTTTAGATAAATGATGATAATCATAGGTAAAGTAAAAATCAGTATTTTCAATCTTAGCCAATTGTTCAACCCATTCTTTTTTAAGTTCAATTGTCTCTATCATTAGCTGTGTATTTTGAATTAATAAGATTATAAGGTTTCTATTTTAATACGATGCCCCTTAAAATCACAGATATTTTATTTAAAAATTGTTTTTACGGTTTAAATTCTAAACATTGCTGCTGTAGGTTTTAAACCAACATAAGCCATACCGGCTTGATTCATCCAATGTGGTTGAATGATACCGTGTTGAAGCACTGCATGTACATCTCTATGAATTCTTTCTATTCTAAATCTGGAATATAAAGAAGATGTGCCGGCTACGGCATAAATTTCAGAAATCATAGATCTTGCAGAAGTTGCAGCTTCGCAGGAAGCTGCCCAAACATCTGCTAATTGAATATCTGTAAAGGTGTTTTCTTTTTCCGATTCTTCCCATAACATATTTACCGAGTTATGTAATTGTGTTCTATGGGCATTTAAAATGGTTTTAGCCTTAGCTAATGTAGTTTGTACTGTAAGTCTATCACGTAAGTCTGGGTTTTTGCCTGGAGTTATTCTTTCCATACACATGTTGGTTAACTCATCTATAGCACCACCAAGTAAACCTAAGGTCATAGCAGCACAACCAGAAGCATTTATTGCGCCTATAGGTAGTCTGTTATATGCAGAGTTATTTTCTACATTGCTCTCAAAATCAACGGCAAAACTGTCTTTTACAAAAGTTTCGGCTATTTCTATATCATGGCTTCCTGTGCCTCTTAATCCGCCAACGTTCCAAGTGTCTATTACTTTTACTTTCTCCTTAGGAACGTACATTAATTTTAGTTTGGCTCCCGGCCCTAATTTTGTAGGAAGATCCCCACCAGTAACTAAACAACGTAAAACGAACCAATCTGCAAGTTCACACCCAGAAACTAGACTCCATCTGCCAGATACCATATATCCGTTTTCAACTATTTTAGCAACTCCTTCTGGTCTAGTGGAGTTAGCATATACGTCATTTGGGTTTTTGTAGATTTCATTTAAACTATCTTTACTTAAGAACCTCCCAAAGGTACAAGCTAAATGGTTGTTCCATACAATCCAAGCCACAGAGGTTTCAGCACTAGCCAAGGTTTCGTAAACTTTTAAGGTTTCTACTGGATTGTCTTCCCAGCCACCCAAATACTTTGGAAGTGCTAATTTAAAAAGCTGGTTGTCTTTGAGAGTTTCAACAATGGGTGGAGCCAGTTTTCTTGCAGATTCTGTTTCTTCCCTATGTGATATTGCCAATGCTTGAATATTCTTTGCTGATTCAGAAGGACTTAATGTCAATGCTTCGGATGATTTAGTATTGTTCATTGAATTGGGTTTAATAAATACAAATTAAATAAGCTACGGTTTATTTTAGTAAAGTAACGATGATATTTCTTAAGTATATATTTAAGTTTTACGTAAAGCTATGTAGTAATTTTAATACGAAATTAAAAATTAGTTCAAACGCAAGAAAAGCAGATGATTAGAAAATTAATCTTCTGCTTTTCAGAGGTACTTTTTTTATAGAATTAATTTTATTTACATATTTTTAATATAATATCTAATGATTTGTTATAATCTTCCGTGCACCTTGCCGGGTAATGCACCTTTTACATCGTAAATAATTCCATTTTCATTTAATAAATCATTTATATCTAGAGTTTGGAATTTTTGATGTGCTACGGATAAAACAACAACATCATATTTGTCGGTTGGTTTTTCTTGTGTAGTTGTTAATCCGTATTCATTTTTTACTTCTAATGGCTCGGCCCAAGGGTCGTATATTGTAGTTTGTACCTTATATTCATTAAGGTTTTTAATCATATCTACAACTTTGGTATTTCTAATATCTGGACAGTCTTCTTTAAATGTTATTCCCATGATCAAAATTTTTGAATCTTTAACTTTTAAATCATGCTTTAACATCAATTTAATGATCTGTAGACTTAGATATTCGCCCATACCATCGTTTATGCGTCTACTTGCTAAAATTAAATCTGGGTTATATCCATTTTCTTGTGCTTTTTGAGCTAAATAATAAGGGTCCACACCAATACAATGGCCACCTACTAACCCTGGCTTGAAAGGAAGGAAGTTCCATTTGGTGCCTGCAGCTTTTAAAACATCATTAGTGTCAATATCCAATAAGTGGAATATTTTTGCTAATTCATTCATGAAGGCGATGTTAATATCCCTTTGGGTATTCTCTATTACTTTTGAAGCTTCCGCTACCTTAATAGTAGGTGCTAAATGGGTGCCGGCAGTAATAACTGAGGAATATAAATCATCTACTTTTTTAGCTACTTCAGGAGTAGAGCCAGCCGTTACTTTCAATATTTTCTCTACGGTATGTAATTTGTCACCAGGGTTTATTCTTTCGGGAGAATAACCAACGTAGAAATCCTTGTTGAATGTTAATCCACTTGTTTTTTCTAGAACAGGTACGCAAATCTCTTCTGTTGCACCTGGATAAACCGTTGATTCATATATGACTATGTCGTTTTCCTTAAGAACTTTTCCTACTGTTTCACTTGCTTTAATAAGGGGCGTGAAAACAGGTCTCTTTGTGTCATCAACAGGAGTTGGCACGGTAATGATATAATAGTCGCATTCTTTTATATCCTCAATATTAGAGGTGCAAAATAAACCACTGTCTTTGTTCTCGGATTTTGAGTTTAACACATTGTCTAAATCAAGATCTGTTAATTCAAGAGTAGTGTCGTTTCCTTGGTTTATTTCACTAACTCTTTTTTCGTTGATATCGAACCCTACGACATTGTATTTCTTAGCAAAAAGAACAGCTAAAGGTAGACCAACATACCCTAACCCTATAATTCCTATTTTCATTTTTATAAAGTGAGATTAATGTTCATTGTTCAAGATATATGGGGGTAATATGTTTACTGATTTTGGTACCGTAAATACCATTTCGTAAAATTACCAACGCCTTCTTCTAAATTTATTTTAGGTGAATAATTGTAATTTTCACTAAGCTCGGTAGTGTCTGCCCAAGTTTTAAAAACATCTCCATCTTGCATAGGCATCATAATTAAATCAGCCTTTTTATTTAAGTTCAGTTCAATAGTTTTAATGAAATCCATTAATTTGATTGGTTTCCCTCTACCAATATTATATACTGAAGCATTACTTTTGGTGTTTGAATTGGGTATATATCCTTTTTCTATTATTAATGAAATACCATCAACAATGTCGTCAATATAGGTAAAGTCTCTTGCTAATTTACCATTATTATAAACGTTTATAGGTTTGTTGGCTAAAATGTTGTTGGTAAAAGAATAGTAGGCCATATCTGGAC includes:
- a CDS encoding peptidoglycan bridge formation glycyltransferase FemA/FemB family protein gives rise to the protein MIETIELKKEWVEQLAKIENTDFYFTYDYHHLSKNEDEQPVLLKYTHKDQSILLPLLLRNIPGTTYKDAISVYGYAGLLTNSKNSDFNVSEFQKSLKAYFVEQNIVSVFSRLHPFMDTQEDLLKGLGEITEQGMVVYVDLTLPIDVQRANFNRRLKTYLNKARKVCTVIEGNHNEDLKKFIELYHENMRRVDATDSYFFNEAYFERIMASKDYTPQLIICKDNETQKTIGGAIFIKKDNIVQYHLSGLDADFFDLNPIKLIIDEMRLKSVEEGYSYLNLGGGRGGSNEDSLFRFKSGFSKDFKNFRLWKFVVNQNIYDKLTNNHLAKYPEINKEQVSFFPKYRAPAPTSLNNVVA
- a CDS encoding nucleotide sugar dehydrogenase — protein: MKIGIIGLGYVGLPLAVLFAKKYNVVGFDINEKRVSEINQGNDTTLELTDLDLDNVLNSKSENKDSGLFCTSNIEDIKECDYYIITVPTPVDDTKRPVFTPLIKASETVGKVLKENDIVIYESTVYPGATEEICVPVLEKTSGLTFNKDFYVGYSPERINPGDKLHTVEKILKVTAGSTPEVAKKVDDLYSSVITAGTHLAPTIKVAEASKVIENTQRDINIAFMNELAKIFHLLDIDTNDVLKAAGTKWNFLPFKPGLVGGHCIGVDPYYLAQKAQENGYNPDLILASRRINDGMGEYLSLQIIKLMLKHDLKVKDSKILIMGITFKEDCPDIRNTKVVDMIKNLNEYKVQTTIYDPWAEPLEVKNEYGLTTTQEKPTDKYDVVVLSVAHQKFQTLDINDLLNENGIIYDVKGALPGKVHGRL
- a CDS encoding acyl-CoA dehydrogenase family protein; its protein translation is MNNTKSSEALTLSPSESAKNIQALAISHREETESARKLAPPIVETLKDNQLFKLALPKYLGGWEDNPVETLKVYETLASAETSVAWIVWNNHLACTFGRFLSKDSLNEIYKNPNDVYANSTRPEGVAKIVENGYMVSGRWSLVSGCELADWFVLRCLVTGGDLPTKLGPGAKLKLMYVPKEKVKVIDTWNVGGLRGTGSHDIEIAETFVKDSFAVDFESNVENNSAYNRLPIGAINASGCAAMTLGLLGGAIDELTNMCMERITPGKNPDLRDRLTVQTTLAKAKTILNAHRTQLHNSVNMLWEESEKENTFTDIQLADVWAASCEAATSARSMISEIYAVAGTSSLYSRFRIERIHRDVHAVLQHGIIQPHWMNQAGMAYVGLKPTAAMFRI